The Armatimonadota bacterium sequence AACCCTTGGATTCGGCGATCAGTTGGTCCTTCTCGACCTCGTCGCCGACTTTGACCTTGAGCACATTTGGCAGATCTTTGGCCTCGATGCCCAGCTGGTCGGCAACGCGCACCGTCTGCATAATGCCGGGCAACAAAGCGCGCGCAACGACCGTATGCGGCTCGACGGTGTCGCCTGCGTTGACCAAAGTCTCGCCCTTGATCGGTAATCTTCGAGTTTTCTTGATGACCGTATGCGCGCTCACGGTCAATCCAGGAGTATAAGCTGCGCCCAATCGAACCCCCAGCAAATATCGAGTTTTTCTAATTCTACCAGAAGACGAAGGAATCTGCGGCTAAGAGGGTGAATATGCTATCCGGAGCGCCGTTGCTCCGGCGGTCGCAAGGCCGCCATCTCTACTTGGAGGTTTAACATGAAGCGGTTGCTTTTGGCCGTATCGGCGCTCTTTGTTACCAGCGCCCTTTTCGCCCAACCGATTCCATCGGTTTTCCCACCTTCTAACGCAGGCCCGCCTAGCTGGATTCAGGGCGGCCTTTGGTCTCAGCCGTGGGACAATGTGTCCCAAGGAACCGTTGCTCAGGACTTTCCAGACTTTCCGACCTTCTCGACGTACGAGTTTAACGACATGCGCGTGCCTGGCCCAGGCTGGAATATCACGTCGGTTCGCGGCGTGGGCTTCAATTCTGCCAGCTCAAATCGGGGCCTGAACGAAGATGTTCGGCTTCTGATCTCCTCTAATGCCAACTTCGCCAACCCGGGCACGATCTATGCCTTGGTGAGCGGAAAGTCGGTGTTGGATGCGGGGTTAGACACCTTGATCTTCGACGAGTTCAGCCTAAGCCTGCCGCGCGGCGACTACTGGGCTTCGATGTGGGTGCGCCGACCCTTCGGAGGCGGAGGCGGCCAGTGGTTCTGGGCTCGAACGCTGCCTATTCGCCTAGGCGAGCATATCTTCCACAACCCGGGCGGCGGGTTCGGCTTTGGCACTGCGCCAGTTCCTGGAACCACTGTTTTCGGTACGGCGGCCGATCAGAACATCAATGTTGCCGGCACGTTGGGCGAACCGTCTGGCGATGTGAACGGCGACGGCATCGTGGACGATTCCGACCTGGCCATGGTGCTAGAGGCGTTTGGCAACGACTGCGACGGTTGCGCAGAGGATGTGAACGGCGATGGCATCGTCGATGACAGCGATCTGGCAACCGTGCTGACCGAGTTTGGCCAGGAGAAGATGAAGTGCGAGGTTTCGGCCTTCAACGTGCCGACCAATCGGTCAGGATGCGTTAACGAAGATGCCGGAGGCGGCCGCCGCAAAGCAGGCGAGCGCTTCAACATGAACGCCGACTTCACCGGCAAGTGCGAGTGCTGCGAGTACCGACAATACGTCAAGGGCTTCTTTAAGTTCAACGGCGTCAATCTGGTTCACCGCCTCTGCGGGGAGAATCTCGACGAAAACAACTACCGTGAAGACGGTTTCGAGCAAGGCACCGACTGTCACCGATACGGCTATCGCGCTGACGCTTGGGGCCAGGCCAGCAACGACATCTATCAGGCGCCCAATCGGGCGACCGGCTGCGAGTACCGCGGCTTCGACTTCCCGGGCATTACCGCCAATGCGGGCAATACCTATGAGGTCAATCTGAGCTTCCGCGGCGAGATCGTAGACGTGTGCAACGGGAACAAGGTTGTCCGCACGACCACATGGACCGTCAAGTGCTCCGGCACGCTGTCGGCCGAAGAGGAGCCCATCTCCCAGCGAACCATCGAAACGAGATTGGACGGTCGAGACGTTACCGTTCAACTCAAGTCGATGGACGACGGGCGACTGATCGCGGTCGTTTCCATTCCCAATGGCGACGGCTCGCTGCCGCTCTTCTCCAACGACATCGACCTTTCGATCGGCAATCTGAAACTGAACAGCAAGACCGAAGGCCGCCTGATCGAGACCCAGATCTTCGTCTCGAGCAGCAGCCACTCGATCTATGAGTTCTCGCTGCCCGCCAACATGCGCGGCAAGGCGATGAAGATGAACCTGTCCGTTCGAGGGGAAACCGTCGGAATGATCGTAACGCCGTAAAACTGAGCGACAGGCCCGGAGGCCGGAGGGAGTCCATAGCCTCCGGGCCCGCTCGATCGTTCTCCGTAAACATCAGTCTACCACAGGGATTGTACAAATGTCAACCCCCTTTTGACTTTTCTGCGAAAATTCTCAAACCGACCCTTGCCGGAGTTATGACGACTGTGCCGTCCTGGTCTGTTCGTCTGACAGGGACCTTCGCCTTTATCAGCGCTTCTATCGTCTCGCGATGCGGGTGGCCGTGGACGTTTCGGTCGCCGCAACTGATAACGGCCAGTTTAGGTCGGACTCGCCGAAGAAAAGCCGAATCGGTACCGTCTGCAGAGCCGTGATGGGCGACCTTGAGCACGTCGGCTCTTAGGTCTGCGCGAGCCAAGTAGGCTTGACGCCTCTGTTCTTCCTGCATGTCTCCGGTAAAGAGGAGCCGGACGCCTCCCAACGTAACGCGCGCGACGATGCTGTTGTTATTGGCGTCGGAAGTTGTCCCTCTCAGCAATGGATCGATGGGAGCAAGAACATCTATGCGGCCGCCATCGAACGCCGTGCTGCGGCCTTTGCGAGCGACGACGATCTTGGCGCTCGATTCTTTCATCGCTTTTTGGAACTCTTGGGCAGACGGGGTCGCGTGTTCCAGTCCATTGTGCCAAACCTCAGCAACGCGCATTGAACGAAGGATGGAGGTCAGGCCGTCGATGTGATCGCTGTGCGGGTGAGTAGCGATCATCAGATCGATGCTTGTTACTCCGTACTCATCCAGTTTGGCCATCAGTTTGTGCGCTTGGTCGCCCGGCCCGCCATCGATGACGACTGTCTCGCCCGTGGGAAATCGAACGACGGCCGCATCCCCTTGACCAACGTCCACAAAAGCAACGTACCCTCCGTCGATCGTGGGCCTTGGGGCGATGAGCCGCCATGCTCCATATATCAGCGAACCGAAGACTGCGCTGAGAAGCAGGTACCGAAACAGGCGAGCCAAGGACTATCCCTTGTTCAGTCGGAATCGCGCGGCATCGGCTTCGGGGGAGCCTTCGTGCTCCTCAACGATCTGGCGCAACACTCGGATCGATTCTTGAGTTCGTCCGAGCGGCGATCGATAGAGGTTGGCAAGCCTCAGCATCAGGCTGGCTCTACCGGGTATGGTGCGAAATGCTCGAACCATGCCGTCCATCAGCAAAGCCGCAGCCGCCGCGTCCTTCTGACCTAATGCCCACGAGACCAGTTGTTCGATCTCGGTGGGCTGGCAAGCGTCCAGAGCGCCTAACAGCATCAGACGCCGAGCGCACAGCATCGCTTCGTCGTATCGTTTGGGCGAGAGGGCCAGGCACTGTCGCAAAGAGCCTGCGTAGTTTTCCGCCGCCTCGACCTTGTTGCCAAGACAGTCCCAAGCTTCCGCATAGAGGCGCAGCGCCTCTGCGTCGGGCGGAACGCGCTTGACCAAAGGCTCCAAGCACTTGATCGCCGCGGTCGGGTATGCCTGGCGCAACTGCTCCTCAGCCTCGTGGATCAAGAGGTCGCGCTCGCCCTGAGCGCCCGCGCCCCAAAAAGCGGCGATCAGCAGTCCGGCCAGAAACCCGCTCAGGTGCGCCCAATAGCCGATCGGTCCGCCTTCAAAGTGAGAAGCGCCGATCGTTGCCCCCACAGCCTGCCAGATCGCCCATGCCAGCACCGCAAGCCAAATGGGCACCAGAGCCCCTGCGCGCGTAAACGAAACGAACCGCAGCCGGGCCCGATAGAAACGCAGGGCAAAGTAGCCGACCAGCGCCGAGATAGCGCCCGATGCGCCGACCAAGGCTTGGTCGGCCAAGTTTGGATGAAAGCCCACGCCGAGCGCATAGTGCCCGCCGACGGACGCCAAGCCCCCAATCAGATACAAGGCGAGCAGTTTTCGAGCGCCTGCAGCCGCCTCGACGTAGTGGCCGAACAGCCACAAAAAGAGCATGTTGGCCGAAAGATGCGGAAGGTGCGCATGGACGAAAAGACTAGAGAAGGCCGAATGAAGATTAGGATGGGACGGCGTGAAGCCGAGCGAGCGCAAGGTTTGCTCGGAACCTATCGTGAAGATTCCGACTGCGACGTTGACCGCAATTAGAGACAAAACTGCCCAAGGCGCGCGACGGAAGGTAGCGACCATGATTATTCAAGGTTAAGCGCTGAGCGCCTCGTCCGGCATGTCGAAATTGGCCGAAACGGACTGTACGTCGTCATGCTCTTCTAACATGTCGAGCAGGCGCAATAGTTTCTCTGCAGTGTCCCCTGAAACCTGCACGAGATTGGTCGGCGCCAGGCCCAGTTCTGCGCTCTCCATCGAGACGCCCGCGTCCTCTATGCTCTGTCTGACGGAGTAAAAAGCATCCGGACCGGTAATCACCACATAAGCGCCGTCCTCTGCTTTCACATCTTCTGCGCCCGCTTCGAGAGCGATCTCTATGACCTGTTCCTCGGTGGCGCCGTTCTGGGGGATGAGAATAGTTCCCTGCCGTTGGAATTGCCAAGAGACGCTGCCCGCATCGGCCATGTTGCCGCCGTACTTGCTAAGAAGGTGCCGAATCTCCGAAACCGTGCGATTCTTGTTGTCGGTCATGCACTGTACAATGATCGCTACGCCGCCCGGGCCATAGCCTTCGTACAGAACTTCTTCGTACTGTACGTCGGCGATTTCGCCCGTGCCCTTTTGGATGGCTCGCTTGATATTGTCCGCCGGCATCGAGGCTTCTTTGGCCTTTTGCACGGCCAATCGCAAGCGGGGATTGCTCTCTGGGATGCCGCCGCCGTCCCTTGAGGCAATGGTTATCTCGCGCGCCAGCTTGGTAAAAAGTTTGCCGCGCAGGGCGTCCTGCTTGCCCTTGCGAATACGGATGTTATGCCACTTAGAATGCCCGGCCATCGCGATTTATGATACCCGACGCCATTATTCGCCGAAGCAGTAGAGCCGCGCCGCAAGATAGGCCAATGTCGAACGGGCTGATCGGTCGAGACTAACGCCCGTCTCGGTGATCGCGTCCGCAACAGAGCCGTGTTCGGGATCGTACAGCGCTTGGTCGAGTTCGTTTTCGCCGTGAAACCAATCGAAGCAGCGCGCGGTGTGCTTTTTGGGCGATTGATAGCCGGTAGCGCGATAGTACTCCCAGCAAACCATGGCCAGCACGGCGGCCTCCGCAGTAAGTTGATCAAAATGGGCGCGAGAGCCGGCGATGTGGGGCCTTCGCTGATCGCCATAGAGCATTAAGAACCCGTGCGAAGAGGTTGTGAACTCGACTAAGAAGTCCAATGCTTCGGTCGCCGTCTCGATCCACTCAGGCTGCTCGAAGGCCACGCCCAGTCGTAAGAGCGCCTGCGGAAGGACTGTACCATATGCACAGATCGCGGCATCGAACCATCGCCACTCGGGCTGTCGGTTTTCGCGGTACAGGTTAAGAAGTTTTCGGCCTAACGCGCGTCCGAAATCGACCGAAGGTTCGTGAAGACTCCAGACGCATTGCGCAACGAGATCGTCTATCGTTTCTTGCAAGGGAAGAAGCGACTCCGCCCGTTCGATCGCGGACTGGGCGAGGTCCGATTCGGGCATGGACAGTATCAGTTCCGATAGGCCCTTTCGCCAGAAAGCGATGCCGACTTGATCGACGTCTTGACCGTTCCATCGGAGCGATACATCGGCGGCGCGCTCTGCGTCGTTGGGGCGCCCTGCGGATGCAAGAAGACTGGCGACGCTCAAACCCAAGCCCTGCTCGAAGGCTCGGTAGCCTCCCTCTGGGTCGGGCGATCCATGATGCGCCTTGGCATAGTAGCCGCCAGGACCGGCCATACGGTCCAAGTGCCGCAAGTTCAGAGGAGGAAGCGGCTTCATTCAATCGGCCTCCATGAAGGCTTTGATAGCAGGCTTGAGATGGGGTTTGACGCGCTCGACCAAGAACGAGTCGTGCCCCCAAGGCGAATCGATGCAAACGTGGTCGGCCTGTTTGCCAAGATCGGTCAGCATCCTGGCGCACGCTTCGTGCGGCTGGCTGGGAAAGAGCCAATCGGACGTGAAACTAATGAATCGCATCCGGGATCGAACGCGCTTTAGAGCCGTTTCGAGATGGCCGCCGCCAAACTCCTCGGCCAGGTCGAAAGCGTCCATCGCTTGGGTAATCCGCAGGTAGCAGTAGGGATCGAACCGATCCACGAAAGTCCGCCCCTTGTGCTCCAAGTACGATTCCACCTGAAACTCGCCTTGTTCGTTCCTCTCGCGGCCAAACTTGAGCGCGAGGGCCTCTTCGGAGAGATAAGAGACGTGCGCCAATTTTCGAGCGGTTGCCAAATCGTTGGGCAACGCCTGGCGCTGAATGTGGTTGAGGGCAATGACCATCGCGCTGGCGGCGGGCGCAGCGGCGATTACGCACGCTCGGTCGACCCAATCTGGCCAAGCAACCGCCCAGTAGAACGCGGTCATTCCGCCTGTGGACCCGCCAACAACGCCGTGAAGACGATCGATTCCCATTCGTTCAAGAACCGTGCGTTGCAGAATTGCCCAATCGCCGACGGTTATAACGGGAAAGTCGCCATCGTATCTGCGTCCAGTAGTAGGATTAATCGAGTTGGGTCCGGTAGTGCCGTAAGGACTTGCCAAAACGTTGATGCAAATCAGAAAGAAGCGATCGGTGTCGAGCGCCTTGCCCGGACCGATATAAAGATCCCACCAGCCCGGTTTGCGGTCGTCGGGCGAGTGTCTGCCTGCGGCATGAGCGCCGCCCGAAAGGGCATGACACACCAAGATCGCATTGGATCTCGCCTCGTTGAGCGCGCCATAAGTTTCGTAAGAAATTTCTACGTCCGGCAAGCGGGCGCCGCTCTGGGTAACGAACGGTTCTGCCAGCGCGATGCGCTGTGGAACGACCAGACCGATTTCGCCCTCTTCGGAGCGATGGAACGCCTCCCCCATGGCCGCCTATTATAGCAGGAGAAGTCCGGGCAAGGTCGAAACTATGGGCGGGATCGTTCCCAAGGAGCCGCCATGAACGCTTTCGAATATGTTGCGCCGACATCGATAAAGGACGCGATCGCCGCGCTAAACCCCAACGCAAAGCCGATGGGCGGCGGCATCGACCTTGTTCAAGAGATCAAGGATGAGATTATCGCGCCGGAGCGAGTGGTCAACCTGAAGACCATTCCCGGCCTGACCGAAATCCGAGCCGACAACCGGGGCGTTACTTTTGGCGCTCTTTGCACGCTCAGCGCGATCGCGAATCATGCACAGGTCAAAGCACGCTTTCCCGGCATTGCTCAAGCGGCGGCCAGCGTCGGATCGCCCCAAATACGAAACGTCGGAACGATTGGCGGCAACCTGTGCCAGCGTCCCCGCTGTTGGTACTATCGCGACCATGCGGTCAACTGTATGAAGAAGGGCGGCCCGAAGTGCTATTCCGTGGCGGGCGAGAACCAGTACCACGCGATTTTGGGCGGTGGGCCGTGCTTTATCGTGCATCCCAGCGACCTGGCGCCCGCATTGATGGCCTATGGCGCGCAGGTTACGATCGCCGGTCCCAAGGGCGAGCGCGAGATGGACTTGGCAGAGTTCTTCGTGCTGCCGTCTAAGAAAGTAACGGTCGAGAACATCCTGGCGGCCGACGAGATTGTAACCAAGGTCTTTGTGCCCGCTGGAACGGCGAACTCGGCTTACGTCAAAGTGCGAGAGCGGGAGTCGTTCGATTGGGCTTTGGCCAGCGCCGCCGTGGCGCTGACGATCAGCAACGGCGTCTGCGAATCGGCCAAGGTCGTGATGGGCGGAGTGGCACCGATCCCATGGCGAAGCCCAGAGGCCGAGGCGGCGCTGAAGGGTAAGAAAATCGACGACGCGGTCGCTTTGGCCGCTGGCGCGGCGGCAGTGAGCAAGGCCATCCCGATGACCCAGAACGCCTACAAGATGCACATCGCCAAGAACGCCGTGCGCGAAGCCGTGCTGCTGGCGGCAGGGTTGGCTGCCGGTTAGGGTTGTCCGGGATAGGGCAACATCACGACCGAAGCGCCATGGCTAACGAGTAGTTTCTTGCCGTCGGGAGAGAATGCCGCACTTGGCCCACCGTAGCCGCCCATAACAGGAATCTGTCTCACCAGGGAGCC is a genomic window containing:
- a CDS encoding MBL fold metallo-hydrolase, whose product is MARLFRYLLLSAVFGSLIYGAWRLIAPRPTIDGGYVAFVDVGQGDAAVVRFPTGETVVIDGGPGDQAHKLMAKLDEYGVTSIDLMIATHPHSDHIDGLTSILRSMRVAEVWHNGLEHATPSAQEFQKAMKESSAKIVVARKGRSTAFDGGRIDVLAPIDPLLRGTTSDANNNSIVARVTLGGVRLLFTGDMQEEQRRQAYLARADLRADVLKVAHHGSADGTDSAFLRRVRPKLAVISCGDRNVHGHPHRETIEALIKAKVPVRRTDQDGTVVITPARVGLRIFAEKSKGG
- a CDS encoding rhomboid family intramembrane serine protease, coding for MVATFRRAPWAVLSLIAVNVAVGIFTIGSEQTLRSLGFTPSHPNLHSAFSSLFVHAHLPHLSANMLFLWLFGHYVEAAAGARKLLALYLIGGLASVGGHYALGVGFHPNLADQALVGASGAISALVGYFALRFYRARLRFVSFTRAGALVPIWLAVLAWAIWQAVGATIGASHFEGGPIGYWAHLSGFLAGLLIAAFWGAGAQGERDLLIHEAEEQLRQAYPTAAIKCLEPLVKRVPPDAEALRLYAEAWDCLGNKVEAAENYAGSLRQCLALSPKRYDEAMLCARRLMLLGALDACQPTEIEQLVSWALGQKDAAAAALLMDGMVRAFRTIPGRASLMLRLANLYRSPLGRTQESIRVLRQIVEEHEGSPEADAARFRLNKG
- a CDS encoding YebC/PmpR family DNA-binding transcriptional regulator, which codes for MAGHSKWHNIRIRKGKQDALRGKLFTKLAREITIASRDGGGIPESNPRLRLAVQKAKEASMPADNIKRAIQKGTGEIADVQYEEVLYEGYGPGGVAIIVQCMTDNKNRTVSEIRHLLSKYGGNMADAGSVSWQFQRQGTILIPQNGATEEQVIEIALEAGAEDVKAEDGAYVVITGPDAFYSVRQSIEDAGVSMESAELGLAPTNLVQVSGDTAEKLLRLLDMLEEHDDVQSVSANFDMPDEALSA
- the metX gene encoding homoserine O-acetyltransferase, with the protein product MGEAFHRSEEGEIGLVVPQRIALAEPFVTQSGARLPDVEISYETYGALNEARSNAILVCHALSGGAHAAGRHSPDDRKPGWWDLYIGPGKALDTDRFFLICINVLASPYGTTGPNSINPTTGRRYDGDFPVITVGDWAILQRTVLERMGIDRLHGVVGGSTGGMTAFYWAVAWPDWVDRACVIAAAPAASAMVIALNHIQRQALPNDLATARKLAHVSYLSEEALALKFGRERNEQGEFQVESYLEHKGRTFVDRFDPYCYLRITQAMDAFDLAEEFGGGHLETALKRVRSRMRFISFTSDWLFPSQPHEACARMLTDLGKQADHVCIDSPWGHDSFLVERVKPHLKPAIKAFMEAD
- a CDS encoding xanthine dehydrogenase family protein subunit M; protein product: MNAFEYVAPTSIKDAIAALNPNAKPMGGGIDLVQEIKDEIIAPERVVNLKTIPGLTEIRADNRGVTFGALCTLSAIANHAQVKARFPGIAQAAASVGSPQIRNVGTIGGNLCQRPRCWYYRDHAVNCMKKGGPKCYSVAGENQYHAILGGGPCFIVHPSDLAPALMAYGAQVTIAGPKGEREMDLAEFFVLPSKKVTVENILAADEIVTKVFVPAGTANSAYVKVRERESFDWALASAAVALTISNGVCESAKVVMGGVAPIPWRSPEAEAALKGKKIDDAVALAAGAAAVSKAIPMTQNAYKMHIAKNAVREAVLLAAGLAAG
- a CDS encoding PD40 domain-containing protein encodes the protein MSTMAMPTNLSAFGFSPDGQYLTGLRTGPNVAIWRIDDGSLVRQIPVMGGYGGPSAAFSPDGKKLLVSHGASVVMLPYPGQP